From the Chryseobacterium sp. G0201 genome, the window TAGACTTGTCAATTCCTGAGAACAAAATGATGCTGGCTATTTACCTTGCTGCCCCCGAAGTTGAGAATGACAGACGCGCTTTGAATACCTATTACGGAATGCGTCGAGCTAAAAAAGAAGGAAGATTGATGGGAAGGGCTCCCTATGGATATGTCAATAAAATATCAGAGAATGGTAGGAAATATGTTGCTCCAAAAGAACCGGAGGCTTCTAATATGAAGTGGGCATTTAACGAAATGGCAAAAGGTATATTTTCTGCCAGTCAGATTATGGAGATGATGAATAGAAAAGAAGGTAAATCAGCTAAGCTAAGTGCCTTTCTTGCTGGCTTGCGCAATACTGCATATTGTGGAAAAATATTTGTCGAGCAATATAATGAAGAAGAGGCGCATTTTGTTCCAAGCATACATGAGCCCTTGATTAGTGAAGAATTATTTGAAAAGGTGCAAAATATTATGGATGGAAATGTTAATCCTGCCAGACCCAATGTTAAAATCCTGTCTGATGACAACCTTCCGCTACGAGGATTTCTTATCTGTCCGGAATGTGGTCATTTAGTAACTGGGAGCGCATCTACAGGACACTCGAAGAAATATTATTACTATCATTGTCAGTCACCATGCGGATATCGTTATAAGGCAGAAGTTATTAATAATAAATTTTTGGAAGTATTGCAAGCTTTAGAAATGAGGGAATCCATTAAAAAATATTTGAGAAAGGTCTTGAAACAGAACTTTGAGAAGTTTATCAATAATCCTCAACATGAAAGAAAAATGATATTACTGGAAATAGATGGATTGAACAACAGGTTAAAGTCGGCACGAAATAAATTGTTGGAAGAGGTCATTGATGATGATGAGTATTTGGAAATTAAGACTGATTGCAAAGACCAAATTGAAAAGTTAGAAAGTAAATTGACCAAAGTAAAAGATAAAAAGAAAATAGATTTCCCGAAACTACTTGACCATGCATTATCGAACATTATAAATCTTGCTAAAGTCTATTCTGATGGGGATATTGACTTAAAACGTAAGATTATTAGTTCGATATTCCCTGAAAAATTGGAGTTTTTTGAAAATCATTATCGAACTATTCGAGCCAACGTTTTACTGTCTTATATCTATCAGATAAACAATGAGTTAAGAGCTAAAAAAAACCAGAAAGAAAGTGAATTATCACCTCTTTCCGGTCTTGTACCCAGTACCAGAATCGAACTGGTACATCTTTCGATACTAGAGTTTGAGTCTAGCGCGTCTACCAATTCCGCCAACTGGGCTTGATGTTTGTTTTAAATTGGTGTGCAAATATAGAAACTTTTTTTAATGTTCAAAAGTTTTTTGCAGAAAATTTTTTAAAAATTTATCTCCAAACCATCGTAGGCAAGGTGCATTCCGGCCGGAAGTTGTTTATCTTCAACATCATGTAAACCTAAATGATGACTGATATGAGTTAAAAATAATTTCTTAGGTTTCAGCTCTTCAAACAATTTAATAACGTCCGGAAGAATAAAATGTGCCGGATGCGGATCAAATTTTCGGATACAGTTCAAAATTAAAACATCTAAATTCTTCAGTTTTTCCTTTTCCGTGTCAGAAATAAAACCGGCATCTGTAATGTAAGCAAGGTTTTTAAACTTATATCCAAAAACAGAAATTTTATAATGGATGACTTCAACTGGCGTAATTTCCGTGTTTAAAACAGTGAATGGTTCATTTTCAATTTCATGAAGATCAAATGCAGGTGCGCCGGGATATCTTTCGTCTGCAAAAGCATAAGGAAAACGATTTTTTATTTCGTGCCCGACTCTTGGATAGCAATAAATCGGCATATTTTTTCCGCTTTTAAAAATGAGAGGTCGCATATCGTCAAGCCCGATCACATGATCATTGTGTTCGTGAGTTATAAGAGCAACATCAACCGTATTTTCTTTATTTAGAAGCATTTGCTGCCGAAAATCCGGACCGCAATCGATCAGGATTTTTTTATTTTCTTCTGTCGAAATCATCACAGAAGATCGAAAACGATTGTCTTTGGGATTTTGTGATGTACACACTTCGCAGGTGCAGCCAATAACGGGTACGCCTTGGGAAGTTCCCGTTCCTAAAAATTTCAACTTCATTTTCTTTTGAGGTTGGTTTAATTTTGGTAAATTTACGAAAAATTTAATGTCCTAATGTATCAGAAACTAACTCCTAAACAAAAAGCATTAACAATTAATCTAGATCCTACTATTTATGGTACTTTCGCAGAAATTGGAGCAGGGCAGGAGACTGTTCGACACTTTTTTAGAGCAGGAGGGGCTTCAGGTACAATTGCTAAGGCGATGTCTGCTTACGACAAAGATTTTAGTGATGCCATCTACGGAAAAGAGGTTAAAAACAGGTATGTTACTCAAAATAGACTTCGTAAAATGCTTCGTTATGAAGTAGCCTTGATCGAAGAAAGAATTTCCAGAGATAACAACCCAAACAGAAAGTTTTTTTCTTACGCGAATACTGTTACCACTATTAATTTTGATAAAACTGTAAGAGGTCACGGTTGGGTAGGAATACGTTTTCAGGTGAAAGAAAATGAGGATTACAACGAGATCGTTATCCACGTAAAATTCAAAGAGAATGATGCTACTTTGCAGCAGGAAACTCTTGGAAATTTGGGGGTAAATCTTATTTTCGGGGCCTTTACGTATTATGATAACCCGAGAAGATTAATTGAATCTCTTTTTGACGACGTTGCAACCGATAATCTTGAAATTGATATGATCGATTTCAGCGGTCCGGCTTTCGCTTATGTTGATAATAGACTGATGTCTTTACAGTTGGTTAAAAACAACATGACAGATGCAGTTATCTTCAATTCACAAGGGAGCAATATGCTTCCGGCAGATAGTTTATACAAGAAAAATATTTTTGCGATAAGAGGAAGTTTCAGACCTGTAACCAAGGTAAATATTGATATGCTTCAAAACGGTATTGATATGTTTTTGAAGGATGCAGTCTGTACCCACGAAGAAACAGAGATTTTAATTGAAATTACCATTTCAAACCTTCGAGCAGATGGAGATATTGATGAAAGAGATTTCCTTGATAGAGTAGACGTTCTAGGTAAATTAGGCTACACAGTTATTATCTCAAACTTCTCTGAATATTATCGATTGATCGATTATTTTGCATCTTACACTACTGGAAATATTGGGGTAGCAATGGGTGTAAATAACCTGTTGATGGTATTTGACGAGAAATATTATAAGAATTTATCAGGCGGAATCTTAGAGGCTTTCGGTAAATTTTTTAGAAACGGAATGAGAGTGTATCTGTATCCTTATAAAGATCCTGAAACTCATGAGTTGCTAGATTCTGAAAATCTTAAAGTAGAAGAAAATCTTAAGGAACTTTATAAATATTTTAAACTGAACAATCGTATTGTAGATATTAAAAACTATAATCCTGAGTTCCTGGAAATTTATTCCAGAGAGATATTACGAAAAATTGCAGGGAACATCAAAGGTTGGGAAACTCAACTTCCTGAAGGTGTTGCTGAAATGATAAAAGAGCGCGGAATGTTCGGATATAAACAAGAACTTTCGCTAAAACAATT encodes:
- a CDS encoding nicotinate-nucleotide adenylyltransferase; amino-acid sequence: MYQKLTPKQKALTINLDPTIYGTFAEIGAGQETVRHFFRAGGASGTIAKAMSAYDKDFSDAIYGKEVKNRYVTQNRLRKMLRYEVALIEERISRDNNPNRKFFSYANTVTTINFDKTVRGHGWVGIRFQVKENEDYNEIVIHVKFKENDATLQQETLGNLGVNLIFGAFTYYDNPRRLIESLFDDVATDNLEIDMIDFSGPAFAYVDNRLMSLQLVKNNMTDAVIFNSQGSNMLPADSLYKKNIFAIRGSFRPVTKVNIDMLQNGIDMFLKDAVCTHEETEILIEITISNLRADGDIDERDFLDRVDVLGKLGYTVIISNFSEYYRLIDYFASYTTGNIGVAMGVNNLLMVFDEKYYKNLSGGILEAFGKFFRNGMRVYLYPYKDPETHELLDSENLKVEENLKELYKYFKLNNRIVDIKNYNPEFLEIYSREILRKIAGNIKGWETQLPEGVAEMIKERGMFGYKQELSLKQFS
- a CDS encoding MBL fold metallo-hydrolase, producing the protein MKLKFLGTGTSQGVPVIGCTCEVCTSQNPKDNRFRSSVMISTEENKKILIDCGPDFRQQMLLNKENTVDVALITHEHNDHVIGLDDMRPLIFKSGKNMPIYCYPRVGHEIKNRFPYAFADERYPGAPAFDLHEIENEPFTVLNTEITPVEVIHYKISVFGYKFKNLAYITDAGFISDTEKEKLKNLDVLILNCIRKFDPHPAHFILPDVIKLFEELKPKKLFLTHISHHLGLHDVEDKQLPAGMHLAYDGLEINF